From Algoriphagus sp. NG3, the proteins below share one genomic window:
- the coaBC gene encoding bifunctional phosphopantothenoylcysteine decarboxylase/phosphopantothenate--cysteine ligase CoaBC, with amino-acid sequence MSLAGKKIILGVTGSIAAYKSALLTRILVKAGAEVQIIMSTSAFDFITPLTLATLSKRPVLSQFRKDDTGVWNNHVELGLWADLFLVAPISANTLAKFANGLCDNLLTATYLSARCPVMMAPAMDLDMYQHPSVLANIRKLESYGNILLDAESGELASGLTGQGRMMEPEHILARIQDFFSGKDDFQGKKVLITMGPTQEALDPVRYISNHSSGKMGLALAYAFKSRGAEVYVVSGPISLALDKSGFHWKDVRSAKEMYEESLSLHGQMDICVFAAAVADYAPAEIAPEKIKKNETSLVINLVKNVDIAASLGEKKRADQLHVGFALETENEIDNAKKKLAKKNFDMIVLNSMKESGAGFQLDTNKVRIFHASGLMIESEVAPKNQIANLILDQIKNIPVWV; translated from the coding sequence ATGAGCCTGGCGGGTAAGAAAATCATTTTGGGAGTGACTGGAAGCATAGCTGCTTACAAGTCGGCCTTACTTACCCGGATATTAGTAAAAGCAGGGGCAGAAGTGCAAATCATCATGAGCACTTCTGCTTTTGATTTTATTACCCCTCTTACACTGGCCACCCTGTCCAAAAGACCTGTGCTAAGCCAGTTTCGAAAGGACGACACAGGTGTGTGGAACAACCATGTGGAACTCGGCCTATGGGCTGATTTATTTTTGGTGGCACCTATCAGTGCCAATACCTTGGCAAAGTTTGCAAATGGGCTTTGTGATAATTTGCTTACAGCTACTTACCTGTCTGCCAGATGTCCGGTGATGATGGCCCCTGCGATGGATTTGGACATGTATCAGCATCCTTCGGTGCTTGCCAATATCCGTAAACTAGAATCCTACGGCAACATCCTGCTGGATGCAGAATCCGGTGAGCTTGCCAGTGGACTTACAGGGCAGGGCCGTATGATGGAACCGGAACATATTTTAGCCAGAATCCAAGATTTTTTCTCGGGTAAGGATGATTTTCAAGGCAAAAAAGTTTTGATTACCATGGGACCAACCCAAGAAGCGTTGGATCCTGTAAGGTATATTAGCAATCATTCCAGTGGCAAAATGGGACTCGCTTTGGCTTACGCTTTTAAGAGTAGAGGAGCAGAGGTGTACGTCGTTTCCGGGCCTATATCCCTAGCCCTGGACAAGAGTGGTTTTCACTGGAAAGATGTGAGGTCAGCTAAGGAAATGTATGAAGAATCACTTTCCTTACATGGACAAATGGATATCTGTGTTTTTGCCGCAGCCGTAGCAGACTACGCACCGGCTGAGATTGCTCCCGAGAAAATCAAGAAAAATGAAACTTCATTAGTAATCAATTTGGTGAAGAATGTGGACATTGCCGCTAGTCTGGGGGAGAAAAAAAGAGCAGACCAGCTTCATGTGGGATTTGCCTTGGAGACAGAGAATGAGATAGATAACGCTAAGAAAAAACTTGCTAAAAAGAATTTTGATATGATTGTTTTGAATTCCATGAAGGAATCCGGGGCTGGGTTTCAGCTAGACACCAACAAAGTTCGGATTTTCCATGCTTCGGGATTAATGATTGAGTCGGAGGTTGCTCCCAAAAATCAAATTGCCAATCTTATCTTAGACCAAATCAAAAATATTCCCGTGTGGGTTTGA
- a CDS encoding enoyl-ACP reductase encodes MPENLLKGKLGIITGALDENSIAWKTALKAKEQGARFVLTNAPIAMRMGAINDLAKECDTIVIPADATSTEDIEKLYSEAKEYLGGNFDFLLHSIGMSPNIRKGRSYGDLNYDWAMKSYDVSAVSFHKMMQVAEKQDVMNEWGSIVGLSYIAAQKVFPFYTDMADAKALLESIARGYGYRFGKLKKVRVNTISQSPTKTTAGTGIGGFDSFYNFAEALSPLGNASAEACAEYIVTMFSDYTRLVTMQNLFHDGGYSFTGISEDIMEKFKDL; translated from the coding sequence ATGCCAGAAAATTTGCTTAAAGGAAAACTGGGAATCATTACCGGTGCACTAGATGAGAATTCAATTGCTTGGAAAACAGCGCTTAAAGCGAAAGAACAAGGAGCAAGGTTTGTATTGACCAATGCACCTATCGCGATGAGAATGGGCGCTATCAATGATCTCGCAAAGGAATGCGATACCATTGTGATACCTGCGGATGCCACCAGTACAGAAGACATAGAAAAACTTTATTCAGAAGCTAAAGAATATTTGGGAGGAAATTTTGATTTTCTTCTACATTCTATCGGCATGTCCCCGAATATCAGAAAAGGAAGATCGTACGGAGATCTAAACTACGACTGGGCCATGAAGTCCTACGATGTGTCAGCCGTTTCTTTTCACAAAATGATGCAAGTAGCCGAGAAGCAGGACGTCATGAATGAGTGGGGATCGATTGTAGGTCTTTCTTACATTGCAGCACAGAAAGTTTTTCCTTTTTACACAGATATGGCAGATGCCAAAGCGCTGCTTGAAAGCATAGCGCGCGGTTATGGATATAGATTTGGTAAACTCAAAAAAGTTAGGGTAAATACCATCTCCCAGTCACCTACCAAAACTACGGCTGGAACTGGAATCGGAGGATTTGATTCATTTTACAATTTTGCAGAGGCACTATCTCCACTGGGTAATGCTTCAGCAGAAGCTTGTGCTGAGTACATTGTGACTATGTTTTCCGATTACACCAGGCTTGTCACCATGCAGAATTTATTCCACGATGGCGGGTATTCGTTCACTGGAATTTCAGAAGATATCATGGAGAAGTTCAAGGATCTTTAA
- a CDS encoding alpha/beta hydrolase, translating to MPKINVNGVDIFYVDHGKGEETIVFSHGLLWSHRMFRDQIEFLQSRFRVIAYDHRGQGQSEVTGPFDMDTLTDDAAELICKLCGGPVHFAGLSMGGFIGMRLASRFPEKIKSLMLLETSANAEPVENLPKYKALNGIVRWLGIVPPVVRKVMKIMFAESWLNDPLNSEKIEFWKTELKSNKKSVCKAVDGVIYRKGVEAEIGRITCPTMIVVGDEDIATTPVKAKFIQMGIPKSKLHLIPGAGHSSCIEKPKEINRLLGDWLIEKS from the coding sequence ATGCCTAAAATCAATGTAAATGGAGTGGATATTTTCTATGTAGATCACGGAAAAGGAGAGGAAACTATTGTGTTTTCCCATGGTTTATTATGGAGTCATAGAATGTTTCGAGACCAAATCGAATTCCTTCAGTCCCGTTTCAGGGTGATTGCCTATGATCACAGAGGGCAAGGCCAAAGTGAGGTGACAGGTCCTTTTGATATGGATACGTTGACAGACGATGCCGCGGAATTAATCTGTAAATTGTGTGGTGGCCCTGTTCATTTTGCGGGGCTTTCCATGGGAGGGTTTATAGGGATGAGGCTGGCTTCTCGATTCCCGGAGAAGATTAAAAGTCTGATGTTACTGGAAACTTCTGCAAATGCTGAGCCTGTAGAAAACCTGCCCAAGTATAAAGCACTTAATGGTATAGTGAGGTGGCTGGGAATAGTGCCGCCGGTAGTTCGGAAAGTAATGAAAATCATGTTTGCCGAGAGCTGGCTAAATGATCCACTGAATTCTGAGAAAATTGAGTTTTGGAAGACAGAATTGAAGTCTAATAAAAAAAGTGTCTGCAAAGCAGTGGATGGAGTCATTTATAGAAAAGGTGTAGAAGCAGAAATAGGAAGAATAACTTGCCCTACCATGATAGTAGTGGGGGATGAGGATATAGCTACCACTCCGGTAAAGGCAAAATTCATACAGATGGGCATACCCAAATCAAAATTGCACTTGATCCCTGGAGCAGGACACAGTAGCTGTATAGAAAAACCCAAGGAAATAAACCGTCTCTTGGGAGATTGGTTGATTGAGAAGAGTTGA
- a CDS encoding T9SS type A sorting domain-containing protein: MKRLLIFFTWLWLLSPLMVHAQQVRVLSDGVEFRGDLGSEQRKTVFIQNETSQTKTYLLKSLRGNIGSSQKVRICIGEQCFDPKKELAKIKLTLAPGELLTDLYLVFDMGIATTRGSFDLSFVNENNLRDVFVVEARYEVEDPSIKVDKFDHDDIILSDVYPNPSVRTAQFDYTIKNQAVKARISINSFIGNPVANYELDPGRNTLPINVSDLNPGIYFYTLFLDNKNIVTKKLVVKK, from the coding sequence ATGAAACGATTACTCATTTTTTTTACATGGCTATGGCTATTGTCTCCTCTAATGGTGCATGCGCAGCAGGTTCGTGTGTTGAGTGATGGGGTAGAGTTCCGCGGGGATCTGGGTTCTGAGCAGCGTAAAACTGTTTTCATTCAGAATGAAACCTCCCAGACGAAAACATACCTGCTCAAAAGCCTTAGAGGAAACATTGGTTCATCCCAGAAAGTGAGAATCTGTATTGGCGAGCAATGTTTCGATCCTAAAAAAGAACTCGCCAAAATTAAATTGACCTTGGCTCCAGGTGAACTGTTGACCGATTTATATCTGGTCTTTGATATGGGGATAGCGACGACGAGAGGTTCCTTTGACTTGTCCTTTGTGAATGAAAACAATCTCCGGGATGTTTTCGTCGTTGAAGCTAGGTACGAGGTAGAAGACCCGTCCATAAAAGTGGATAAGTTTGACCATGATGACATTATACTTAGTGATGTCTATCCCAATCCCAGTGTTCGCACTGCACAGTTTGATTATACAATCAAAAACCAAGCCGTGAAGGCTAGGATTTCGATTAACAGTTTTATTGGTAATCCGGTGGCCAATTATGAGCTTGACCCAGGAAGAAATACTTTGCCAATAAATGTGTCAGATTTGAATCCGGGGATATATTTCTACACACTTTTCTTGGACAATAAGAATATTGTGACCAAGAAGCTCGTTGTCAAGAAGTAA
- a CDS encoding YceI family protein, translating into MSTTKWIIDPTHSEVSFKVKHLVISTVTGYFRKFEGSAESNSDDFDGASVSFTADIDSIDTNQSDRDAHLKSADFFDAENHPNLSFDGKIVNEGGDYKLVGDLTLRDTTKKTELNVDFGGVAADPYGQTKAGFEIEGKINRKDFGLSWSAVTEAGSVVVSDQVRLILSVQLVKQA; encoded by the coding sequence ATGAGTACTACAAAATGGATTATCGACCCTACACACTCTGAAGTATCATTTAAAGTAAAGCACTTGGTGATTTCTACAGTAACTGGCTATTTCAGAAAATTTGAAGGCAGTGCAGAAAGCAATTCTGATGATTTTGATGGAGCCAGTGTTTCATTTACTGCTGACATTGACAGCATAGACACCAATCAATCCGATAGGGATGCCCACTTGAAGTCTGCAGATTTCTTTGATGCAGAGAATCATCCTAACTTGTCTTTTGATGGAAAGATCGTCAATGAGGGAGGAGATTATAAATTAGTCGGTGACTTGACCTTGAGAGATACCACCAAGAAAACCGAACTGAATGTTGATTTCGGAGGAGTGGCAGCTGACCCTTATGGACAGACGAAGGCTGGTTTTGAAATCGAAGGTAAAATCAACAGAAAAGATTTCGGTCTTTCTTGGTCAGCAGTGACTGAGGCGGGTAGCGTCGTAGTGAGTGATCAGGTACGTCTGATCTTGAGTGTGCAGCTTGTAAAGCAAGCTTAA
- a CDS encoding DUF4143 domain-containing protein: MKTLQEDPRGWGRWVESAVGAHLVSQAFKERKLHIYYWREGNDEVDFIIEYKKRIIAIEVKTSKVGGLTGLYSFAKTYHPEKSLVIGTDGIPWKEFLQVDVLDLYD; the protein is encoded by the coding sequence ATGAAAACCCTTCAAGAAGACCCTCGTGGATGGGGACGCTGGGTGGAATCTGCTGTAGGTGCACATTTGGTGAGTCAGGCATTCAAAGAGAGAAAATTGCATATCTACTATTGGCGGGAAGGGAATGATGAGGTTGACTTCATAATCGAGTACAAGAAGAGAATTATTGCCATAGAAGTGAAGACGTCTAAGGTAGGTGGCTTAACCGGCTTATATTCATTTGCCAAAACTTATCATCCGGAAAAGTCACTCGTCATCGGTACAGATGGAATCCCTTGGAAAGAGTTTTTGCAGGTGGATGTGCTTGACTTATATGATTGA
- a CDS encoding DUF4835 family protein, whose translation MKKGIFLLILIFQSLYGFSQELNFTVIINSDRARIQNTDIFEQMKTAFEQFLNGRSWTTDEFRPEERIKGNLLITINDVPQVGTFNATVQIQTVRPVYGTNYESLIFNFADRNWNFDYIESQPLEFNRFTYLNNISSLLAFYAQIALGLDYDSFASRGGEEFFAAANDIVNNAQQSGRAGWAQNASDRRNRYALNNDIYISSVFSVIRDAYYLYHRQGLDILQVDPEEAYSNMLEALRILAETNKIQPNGIFVISFMDAKSDEIAAIMKNAPLEIRTEIVELLLEVDPNNARKYNELLKS comes from the coding sequence ATGAAAAAAGGAATTTTTCTACTTATTCTGATCTTCCAATCGCTATATGGATTCTCTCAGGAGTTAAACTTTACAGTGATCATCAATAGCGATCGTGCGAGAATTCAGAATACGGACATTTTTGAGCAGATGAAAACTGCATTTGAGCAGTTTCTCAATGGTCGATCCTGGACTACAGATGAATTTCGACCTGAGGAGAGGATTAAAGGGAATTTGCTGATCACCATAAATGATGTGCCTCAAGTCGGGACATTCAATGCCACGGTACAGATTCAGACGGTAAGACCCGTATATGGTACTAATTATGAAAGCCTGATTTTCAACTTTGCGGATAGGAATTGGAACTTTGATTACATTGAGTCTCAACCCTTGGAATTCAACCGGTTCACTTATTTGAACAATATCAGTTCATTGCTGGCATTTTATGCCCAGATAGCTTTAGGCCTGGATTATGACTCATTCGCAAGCCGTGGTGGGGAGGAATTCTTTGCGGCTGCAAATGATATTGTAAACAATGCACAGCAATCCGGGCGTGCGGGATGGGCACAAAATGCATCTGATCGTAGAAATCGCTATGCCTTAAACAATGACATCTATATATCGTCTGTGTTTTCAGTGATTCGGGATGCGTATTATTTATACCATCGTCAGGGATTGGATATACTTCAGGTCGACCCCGAAGAAGCATATTCTAATATGCTGGAAGCACTAAGGATTTTGGCTGAAACAAATAAAATTCAGCCTAATGGGATCTTTGTCATATCTTTTATGGATGCCAAAAGTGATGAAATCGCCGCTATAATGAAAAATGCTCCCTTAGAAATCAGGACGGAAATTGTCGAATTGCTCTTGGAAGTCGATCCCAATAATGCGAGAAAGTATAATGAGCTGCTGAAAAGCTAA
- a CDS encoding alpha/beta hydrolase → MTKVKTAGVPLAEAKKAAILIHGRGASAASILSLAQHLRLDDYALLAPEAAGGTWYPYSFMAPDQANQAALASSLGAIKTTWNQIADAGISPENILLIGFSQGACLSLEFAAQNACKFGGVIAFTGGLIGEEIQPNKYSGDFGGTQIFIGSSEKDIHVPLSRIKESETLLSRMGAKVKLLIFPDSNHTIRQEEIDWVNGNIV, encoded by the coding sequence ATGACTAAAGTGAAAACAGCTGGTGTTCCATTAGCGGAGGCTAAAAAGGCGGCAATATTGATCCATGGAAGAGGTGCAAGCGCAGCGAGTATTCTTTCGCTTGCGCAACATCTCAGGCTTGATGATTATGCTTTGTTGGCACCAGAAGCTGCTGGAGGTACTTGGTATCCCTATAGTTTCATGGCTCCTGATCAAGCCAATCAAGCTGCTTTAGCCTCATCTTTGGGAGCTATTAAGACAACTTGGAATCAAATTGCTGATGCTGGAATTTCTCCGGAAAATATATTGCTCATCGGATTTTCTCAGGGTGCATGTTTGAGTCTGGAATTTGCCGCGCAAAATGCCTGCAAATTTGGTGGAGTGATTGCTTTTACCGGGGGATTGATTGGTGAAGAGATTCAGCCTAATAAATATTCCGGCGATTTTGGAGGTACCCAAATCTTCATAGGAAGCAGTGAAAAGGATATACACGTGCCTCTTTCCAGAATTAAAGAATCCGAAACCCTACTGAGCAGGATGGGTGCAAAGGTGAAATTGTTAATCTTCCCAGACTCAAATCATACCATCCGTCAGGAAGAAATTGATTGGGTAAACGGGAACATAGTATAA
- a CDS encoding ring-cleaving dioxygenase: protein MKPLITGIHHITAIAGNPQANIDFYTGVLGLRLVKKTVNFDAPGVYHFYFGDELGRPGTVFTTFPFTGARKGTKGTGEVTYTAFSVSVDSLDYWIERLRKYSIPVSDVLTRFGERLIRFEDHDSMGIELVANDQDDRSGWTYGNVPIEHSIKGFYGATLNLKTKDQTEKLLTEHMDYRFIGEENGRYRYGTQGKPGDLVDIVIDKSGNRGTQSAGTIHHIAFRTADAASQLEVRDMLTENGYQVTEVIDRNYFTSIYFREPGGVLFEVATDEPGFAIDEDEAHLGELIKLPEWAEPDRERIEESLIPVKLTVEAYD from the coding sequence ATGAAACCATTGATCACAGGAATCCACCACATCACTGCAATAGCGGGAAACCCTCAGGCTAATATTGATTTCTACACAGGAGTACTTGGCTTGAGACTGGTGAAGAAGACGGTGAATTTTGATGCCCCAGGAGTCTATCATTTCTATTTTGGAGATGAGCTTGGAAGGCCAGGGACGGTATTTACCACGTTTCCCTTTACCGGAGCCCGCAAAGGTACCAAAGGGACTGGTGAAGTGACTTACACTGCCTTTTCTGTCTCAGTTGACTCTTTGGATTATTGGATCGAGAGACTCAGAAAATACAGCATACCTGTTTCTGATGTTTTGACCCGCTTTGGTGAGCGGTTGATCCGCTTTGAAGATCACGATAGCATGGGAATTGAATTGGTGGCTAATGATCAGGATGATAGAAGCGGCTGGACTTATGGCAATGTGCCTATTGAGCATTCCATTAAAGGATTTTATGGGGCTACATTAAATCTTAAGACGAAGGATCAGACTGAAAAATTGCTGACTGAGCATATGGATTATCGGTTTATCGGAGAAGAAAATGGAAGGTACCGATATGGTACCCAAGGCAAGCCCGGAGATTTAGTGGATATCGTAATTGATAAATCGGGTAATCGCGGCACACAAAGCGCCGGTACTATCCATCATATTGCTTTCAGAACGGCTGATGCAGCTTCGCAACTGGAAGTGCGGGACATGTTGACGGAAAACGGATACCAAGTGACTGAGGTAATAGACCGGAATTACTTTACCTCCATTTATTTCCGGGAACCGGGCGGGGTGTTATTTGAAGTAGCAACCGATGAACCTGGATTTGCAATTGATGAGGATGAAGCTCACTTGGGCGAATTGATCAAGCTGCCGGAATGGGCTGAACCCGACCGAGAAAGAATAGAAGAGAGTTTGATTCCGGTAAAGTTAACCGTAGAAGCATATGACTAA
- the recN gene encoding DNA repair protein RecN translates to MLKSLSISNYALIDQLHMQPSPALSMITGETGAGKSIMLGAVGLLLGNRSDTKVLLHADKKCVIEGVFDVGTYGLKEFFDQAELDYEPTCIIRREISPAGKSRSFVNDTPVLLDALKNLGSFLMDVHSQHDTLQLGEGSYQLKLVDAFAQTQEELMQYHADYKIFLKTQKDFNELSKRSIELQKEADFNQFQLEELSVLGLKEGEQAELESMQEILENAEEIKLKINEMLNLFQDEQFGISQGMSQVQQGMQSLERFAQVYSSLKERFQVVNIELKDIEETLADEEGKVEVDFGRLDEIRDRLSKIYQLQKKHGVTSVEELIVLEKELADKVFQFQNLDETLAKAKSELESSRSKASSSAKALSRKRLASFIDFQRSLESLLAGLGMENSKVVLEHNSTELSINGVDEIELMFSANKGSSPQPLKRVASGGEFSRLLFAIKYLMADKMAMPTLIFDEIDTGISGEVALKMVAMMQEISKKHQVICITHLPQVAGQGDLHYYVYKDNSSEKTVSKIKLLSQEERVLELAKMISGATPSASAIESAKELLRL, encoded by the coding sequence ATGCTCAAATCATTAAGCATTTCTAATTATGCTCTGATAGACCAGCTTCATATGCAGCCTAGCCCAGCACTTAGTATGATTACCGGTGAAACTGGAGCCGGGAAGTCTATTATGCTAGGAGCAGTAGGTTTACTTCTTGGGAACAGGTCGGACACCAAGGTTCTACTTCACGCTGATAAGAAATGTGTGATCGAAGGGGTTTTTGATGTTGGGACTTATGGTCTCAAAGAGTTTTTTGATCAGGCAGAACTGGATTATGAGCCAACCTGTATTATTCGGAGAGAAATCAGCCCAGCAGGAAAATCAAGGTCATTCGTAAATGACACTCCCGTCTTGTTGGATGCTCTAAAGAACCTAGGGAGCTTTCTCATGGACGTACATTCTCAGCATGATACACTGCAGCTAGGAGAGGGGAGTTATCAATTGAAATTGGTAGATGCTTTTGCCCAGACTCAGGAAGAACTTATGCAGTATCACGCAGATTATAAAATATTCCTAAAAACCCAGAAGGATTTCAACGAGTTGAGCAAGAGATCTATTGAACTCCAGAAAGAAGCGGATTTCAACCAGTTTCAATTGGAAGAATTGAGCGTATTGGGATTGAAAGAAGGGGAGCAGGCGGAACTGGAATCCATGCAGGAAATTTTGGAAAATGCTGAGGAGATTAAGTTGAAGATCAATGAAATGTTGAATCTCTTTCAGGATGAGCAATTCGGGATCAGTCAGGGAATGTCACAAGTTCAGCAGGGAATGCAATCATTAGAGCGGTTTGCTCAGGTGTATTCTTCCCTGAAGGAGCGTTTTCAAGTAGTAAACATTGAGTTGAAAGATATAGAAGAGACACTTGCTGATGAGGAGGGCAAAGTGGAAGTGGATTTTGGACGCTTGGATGAAATCAGAGATAGGTTGAGCAAAATCTACCAACTTCAGAAGAAGCATGGGGTGACCTCGGTGGAAGAGCTGATCGTGCTGGAGAAGGAACTGGCAGATAAAGTTTTCCAGTTTCAAAATTTGGATGAAACGCTAGCAAAGGCGAAGAGTGAGCTGGAAAGTAGTAGGAGCAAAGCATCTAGTTCAGCAAAAGCTCTCAGCAGAAAAAGGTTGGCGAGTTTTATTGACTTTCAGAGGTCGTTGGAGAGTCTATTGGCAGGATTGGGTATGGAGAATTCTAAAGTCGTTTTAGAGCATAATTCCACCGAATTATCCATCAACGGGGTGGATGAAATAGAGTTGATGTTTTCTGCCAATAAAGGTTCTTCGCCCCAGCCTTTGAAGCGGGTAGCGTCAGGAGGAGAATTCTCCAGACTTCTCTTTGCCATCAAGTATTTAATGGCTGATAAAATGGCCATGCCTACTTTGATTTTTGATGAAATTGATACCGGTATTTCTGGAGAAGTAGCTTTGAAGATGGTAGCCATGATGCAGGAGATTTCCAAGAAGCACCAGGTGATATGTATTACGCATTTGCCGCAAGTGGCAGGACAGGGAGACTTGCATTATTACGTTTACAAGGATAATTCATCTGAAAAAACAGTGAGTAAAATCAAGTTACTTAGTCAGGAAGAGCGGGTGCTTGAACTGGCTAAAATGATCTCAGGTGCCACACCTTCTGCCTCTGCAATAGAAAGTGCCAAGGAGTTGCTAAGGCTGTAG
- a CDS encoding DNA-directed RNA polymerase subunit omega, whose translation MAINPSIITRDLDKVADKTGNIYESLHVVGQRAKQISNTLKEELNTKLSEFASTVDNLEEVFENKEQIEISKFYERMPKPSTMAMEEFLEGKVYSRLPDEAIGE comes from the coding sequence ATGGCAATCAATCCATCCATCATTACTAGAGATCTTGATAAAGTCGCTGACAAGACAGGGAACATCTATGAGTCTCTTCATGTAGTAGGGCAAAGAGCAAAGCAAATCTCCAACACCTTGAAGGAGGAGTTGAACACTAAGCTTTCAGAGTTTGCATCTACAGTTGATAATTTGGAAGAGGTTTTTGAGAACAAGGAGCAGATCGAAATTTCCAAGTTTTATGAAAGAATGCCAAAGCCGAGCACCATGGCCATGGAGGAATTTCTGGAAGGTAAAGTGTATAGCAGACTTCCAGACGAAGCTATAGGAGAATAA
- a CDS encoding outer membrane protein assembly factor BamD, which yields MKMRIQSILLLIIILATGACGPFSKLEKSTNWEELYAGANKYYQEGEYNKAIILFDKVLPVIRGSEKAELADYNYANCHFKTKRYIEAAGYFSNFYRTYNRSPLAEEALFMNAYSLYLDAPDANLDQQSSQEAVAAIQQFVTKFPASASYERAMEMLVDLQGRFEQKAYMESSMYYRLKDGLYPGDFYRACIINFQNFAKDYPESKYNEELAYKLVEVSTGYAENSTFFKKEERLKDALGFASAFYRKYPNSAYTGKVSTYEAKAKKELESHAKLHKEYTERLVEQKANAEENKPLEKVIIN from the coding sequence ATGAAAATGCGCATACAATCCATTCTATTACTGATTATTATTTTAGCGACTGGGGCATGTGGTCCATTCAGCAAGCTTGAGAAGAGCACTAACTGGGAGGAGCTATACGCAGGGGCCAACAAATATTATCAGGAAGGGGAATACAATAAGGCGATTATTCTGTTTGATAAAGTACTTCCTGTCATACGTGGCAGCGAAAAAGCTGAATTGGCAGATTATAATTATGCCAATTGCCATTTTAAGACCAAGAGATATATTGAGGCGGCAGGTTATTTCAGTAATTTCTATAGAACTTACAACAGGAGTCCCCTGGCAGAAGAGGCTTTGTTTATGAATGCTTACTCCCTTTACCTTGATGCTCCTGATGCCAACCTGGACCAACAGAGTTCCCAAGAAGCAGTAGCAGCTATTCAGCAGTTTGTTACCAAATTCCCAGCCTCAGCCAGCTATGAACGGGCGATGGAGATGTTGGTTGATCTACAAGGTAGGTTTGAGCAAAAAGCTTATATGGAATCTTCCATGTACTACAGATTGAAAGACGGGCTATATCCAGGTGACTTCTACCGTGCCTGCATCATCAATTTTCAGAACTTCGCGAAGGATTATCCGGAAAGTAAATATAATGAAGAACTGGCTTATAAGTTGGTAGAAGTAAGTACGGGTTATGCCGAGAACAGTACCTTCTTCAAGAAGGAAGAGCGACTAAAAGACGCTTTAGGATTTGCTTCCGCTTTTTACCGTAAATATCCGAATAGCGCCTATACTGGTAAGGTCAGTACTTATGAAGCGAAAGCTAAAAAAGAATTGGAGTCTCATGCCAAACTTCACAAAGAATACACAGAACGCTTGGTAGAGCAAAAAGCCAATGCAGAGGAAAATAAGCCCTTAGAAAAAGTAATAATTAATTAG
- a CDS encoding MarR family winged helix-turn-helix transcriptional regulator, whose translation MGSLEEAIKQKEFKDPYNKLVVNLLYTHSYLVSAQNSLLKPFDLSPEQYNVLRILRGQNGVPTTVSSIQDRMLNKMSNASRLVDKLKAKHLVERRECPTDRRQVDILITDKGLNLLGDLQVRIEAANKQLLHLNEEEVGKMNELLDKLRG comes from the coding sequence ATGGGAAGCCTGGAAGAAGCTATCAAACAAAAAGAATTTAAAGATCCTTATAATAAATTGGTCGTAAATCTTCTTTATACCCATAGCTACCTGGTGTCAGCTCAAAATAGTTTATTGAAGCCTTTTGATCTTTCTCCAGAGCAATATAATGTTCTGCGGATTTTGCGGGGGCAGAATGGTGTGCCTACGACGGTTTCTTCTATTCAAGATCGAATGTTAAACAAAATGTCCAATGCTAGCAGATTAGTTGATAAGCTAAAAGCTAAACATCTTGTTGAAAGGAGGGAATGCCCCACGGATCGTCGCCAAGTCGATATATTAATTACAGACAAGGGACTGAATCTATTGGGAGATTTGCAGGTAAGGATTGAAGCGGCGAACAAGCAATTACTTCACCTCAATGAGGAGGAAGTGGGGAAGATGAATGAGTTGCTTGATAAATTGAGGGGGTAA